CGGAGAGAGTGCCAACGCAACCAAAAGTGATGGTGATAAATAGCCTGATTAGTAGGCTAATACCGTAGACGGTGCTTTAAATGCCAACGGCATTTCAGCTTCGTCTTGGAACGTCACAAATTCCCAAGCTTCTTGCTTAGCTAAAACAGCCTGCAATAACTTGTTGTTTAACGCATGGCCAGATTTGTACGCAGTAAATGCGCCAATAATGTTATGACCACACATAAACAGGTCGCCAATGGCGTCCAGCATTTTATGACGAACAAACTCATCTTCGAAGCGCAGGCCATCTTCATTTAATACGCGGTAATCATCAACCACGATGGCACAATCGAAGCTGCCGCCCAGGCACAAACCGCGGGACTGCAGATATTCGATATCACGCATGAAACCAAAAGTACGCGCACGGCTGATTTGGCGGACGAATGAATCGGCCGAGAAATCTAAGCGGTAACGCTGAGTACTTGAGTCAATCGCTGGGTGATTAAAATCAATGGTGAAATCTAAACGGAATCCATTAAATGGAGACAATTCAGCCCATTTATCACCGTCTTCTACCCGCACGGTCTCTTTCAGACGCAGGAATTTCTTCGCAGAGTTTAACTCTTCGAT
The window above is part of the Yersinia massiliensis genome. Proteins encoded here:
- the lpxC gene encoding UDP-3-O-acyl-N-acetylglucosamine deacetylase translates to MIKQRTLKRIVQATGVGLHTGKKVTLTMRPAPANTGVIYRRTDLNPPVDFPADAKSVRDTMLCTCLVNEHDVRISTVEHLNAALAGLGIDNIIIEVNAPEVPIMDGSASPFVYLLLDAGIEELNSAKKFLRLKETVRVEDGDKWAELSPFNGFRLDFTIDFNHPAIDSSTQRYRLDFSADSFVRQISRARTFGFMRDIEYLQSRGLCLGGSFDCAIVVDDYRVLNEDGLRFEDEFVRHKMLDAIGDLFMCGHNIIGAFTAYKSGHALNNKLLQAVLAKQEAWEFVTFQDEAEMPLAFKAPSTVLAY